From Halotia branconii CENA392, the proteins below share one genomic window:
- a CDS encoding RNA methyltransferase — protein MGLAGLRIVLVEPAGPLNVGAIARVMKNFGLQQLVLVNPQCDHLSAEALRMAVHAKEILEFAVIVATLPEALQGCVKAIATTARVRDWEAPLENPRTALPWLLEAPIQPAALIFGREDRGLSNEELNYAQRFIRIPTNESYASLNLATAVAICCYELAQYADLPETQTSKETELAPLELVESYYQQLESLLLDIGYLYPHTAASRMEKFRQLYNRTHLQTKEVTMLLGILRQVEWAMKTHRKDENL, from the coding sequence ATGGGATTGGCCGGGTTAAGAATTGTGTTGGTAGAGCCAGCTGGCCCCCTTAACGTTGGAGCGATCGCCAGAGTTATGAAAAATTTCGGTTTACAGCAATTAGTTTTAGTTAATCCTCAATGCGATCATTTGTCGGCGGAAGCTTTAAGAATGGCAGTTCATGCCAAAGAGATTTTAGAATTTGCGGTGATTGTCGCCACATTACCAGAAGCGTTGCAGGGATGTGTCAAGGCGATCGCCACTACTGCTCGTGTACGTGATTGGGAAGCACCTTTAGAAAATCCTCGCACCGCCCTACCCTGGTTACTAGAAGCACCCATCCAACCCGCAGCGCTGATTTTTGGTAGGGAAGATCGGGGATTGAGCAATGAAGAATTAAATTACGCCCAGCGGTTTATTCGCATTCCCACAAATGAAAGTTATGCATCTTTGAATTTAGCTACTGCGGTAGCAATTTGCTGTTATGAACTAGCACAATATGCAGATTTACCGGAAACTCAGACCTCAAAGGAAACTGAATTAGCACCTCTAGAACTTGTAGAATCGTACTACCAACAACTAGAATCACTACTACTCGATATTGGATATTTATATCCTCATACGGCAGCCAGCCGCATGGAAAAATTCCGGCAACTTTATAATCGAACTCACCTGCAAACCAAAGAGGTGACGATGCTGTTAGGAATTTTACGACAGGTAGAATGGGCGATGAAAACCCATAGAAAAGATGAAAATTTATAA
- a CDS encoding serine hydrolase, with protein MSESSDKLRTFSRGQPVNRRQRSRKVQKVEPKKVKVPNQQHVPVEAALVRVNNHASSPGVAAGTQRSRSRVVMPTVVKPTPHVKGKVPPFNPNTMNLKTVRVQKKPVQKIGRRVSRKTRLKPMARTLLYLLRLLIVGVGMGAIVGTVLSILDPATRIAPTSSAQSSTNIGQTQSQSTPDAPTATASLYLSQEILPLKNAVQSLAATNSTLTPGVFLVDLDTGGYVDLNGSASFPAASTIKVPILVAFFQDVDTGKIRLDEMLTMQKDMVAGGSGNLQYQPIGTQYNALEVATKMITISDNTATNMLIARLGGIEMLNQRFRSWGLTTTMVRNQLPDLQGTNTTSPKELANLMAIVNQGNFVSMRSRDLMLDIMRRTERDNLLPAGLEAGARTYHKTGDIGTMLADAGLIDTPTGKRYIAAVMVKRPTNDPRAEKLISSISRAAYQQFSQNAAPSNTTNTAPIIGYPSPMITPTVGNPTQMNSSPQYYPPR; from the coding sequence GTGTCAGAGTCAAGTGACAAACTAAGAACTTTCTCGCGGGGTCAACCCGTAAACCGCCGCCAGCGATCGCGTAAAGTTCAAAAAGTAGAACCAAAAAAAGTCAAAGTTCCTAATCAGCAACATGTTCCTGTAGAAGCAGCATTAGTACGTGTAAACAATCATGCAAGTTCCCCTGGTGTTGCTGCTGGAACACAAAGATCAAGATCTAGGGTAGTTATGCCTACGGTCGTGAAACCAACTCCTCACGTCAAGGGTAAGGTTCCACCATTCAACCCCAACACTATGAATTTGAAGACAGTACGGGTACAGAAAAAACCTGTACAAAAAATAGGCAGACGAGTGTCACGCAAGACGCGGTTAAAGCCAATGGCCAGAACCCTATTGTATCTATTGCGGTTATTGATTGTGGGAGTTGGCATGGGTGCGATCGTCGGCACAGTGTTGTCAATTTTAGATCCAGCTACTCGCATAGCCCCAACCTCTTCAGCGCAATCTAGTACTAATATTGGACAAACTCAGTCACAATCTACTCCAGATGCTCCAACTGCGACTGCAAGTTTATATTTATCTCAAGAAATTTTACCTTTAAAAAATGCCGTGCAGAGTTTGGCGGCAACAAATTCAACTCTCACACCTGGAGTTTTCTTAGTTGATTTAGATACTGGTGGATATGTTGATTTGAATGGCAGTGCCAGTTTTCCTGCTGCTAGCACGATTAAAGTACCAATTTTGGTTGCCTTTTTTCAAGATGTAGATACCGGAAAAATTCGCCTGGATGAAATGCTCACCATGCAAAAAGATATGGTGGCTGGCGGTTCGGGAAATCTGCAATACCAACCGATTGGCACTCAGTATAATGCTTTAGAAGTCGCCACAAAAATGATTACCATCAGCGACAACACAGCAACCAATATGCTAATTGCCCGACTAGGAGGTATAGAGATGCTGAATCAGCGTTTTCGCAGTTGGGGATTGACAACCACAATGGTTCGCAATCAACTTCCGGATTTGCAAGGGACAAACACTACTAGCCCCAAAGAGTTGGCAAATTTGATGGCTATAGTTAATCAAGGAAATTTTGTGAGTATGCGATCGCGTGATTTAATGCTTGATATCATGCGTCGTACAGAAAGAGATAATCTCCTACCAGCTGGTTTGGAAGCAGGTGCAAGAACTTATCACAAAACAGGCGATATTGGCACAATGTTGGCAGATGCAGGTTTAATTGATACTCCCACTGGCAAACGCTACATAGCTGCTGTGATGGTCAAACGCCCCACTAATGATCCCCGTGCCGAAAAATTAATTAGCTCTATCTCTCGTGCAGCTTATCAACAGTTCAGCCAAAATGCTGCACCAAGCAATACTACAAATACAGCCCCCATAATTGGTTATCCATCTCCGATGATCACTCCTACTGTAGGAAATCCTACGCAGATGAATAGTTCTCCACAATATTATCCTCCCAGATAA
- the psb28 gene encoding photosystem II reaction center protein Psb28: MESTTPSIQFFAGIFEELSNVSLRREVRTGKRIVLMIFNQLQALERFNSFTKPSLNSLLLTDEEGEISVTPSSTRFIFGGDEGDELQRVECKFEVEQDEHMERFMRFMHRYSEANGMEYKA; encoded by the coding sequence ATGGAATCTACCACTCCCTCAATTCAATTTTTTGCAGGTATTTTTGAAGAACTCAGTAATGTCAGTTTGCGACGTGAAGTCCGTACTGGCAAACGCATCGTTTTAATGATTTTCAATCAATTACAAGCTTTAGAAAGATTCAATAGCTTTACTAAACCATCTTTAAATTCTTTGCTATTAACCGACGAAGAAGGTGAAATTAGCGTTACTCCTTCTTCTACTCGATTCATTTTTGGAGGTGATGAAGGTGATGAACTACAGCGGGTAGAGTGCAAATTTGAAGTTGAGCAAGATGAACACATGGAAAGATTCATGCGATTTATGCATCGTTATTCTGAAGCTAATGGGATGGAATATAAAGCGTAA
- the dprA gene encoding DNA-processing protein DprA — MVEERAYWLAWSKISGIGPVLLRRLQQHFGTLATAWQANKAQLAEVEGFGFQTLEKVVQQRSRLHPAQLLTQHQQENPDFWTPADADYPRLLLETPSPAPILYYRGEVDLQENLGQKPLVGIVGTRQPSEYGIRWTRQISTALAKNGFTVVSGMAEGIDTESHFAAIKAGGRTIAVLGTGVDVIYPHKNRDLYKQILSAGLVLSEYPSKTPPERTHFPRRNRIIAGLSRAILVIEAPLKSGALITATYANEFGRDVYALPGRIDDRPSQGCLKLLSQGASFILKDLDELLTMLGAVPQLDIMDASPIQEQLTLPSLSPELQQVMNAIACDALSFDFVVQQTGMAAGSVSSALLQLELMGLVSQLPGMRYQKNGRL, encoded by the coding sequence GTGGTAGAAGAACGCGCGTATTGGCTAGCTTGGTCAAAAATTTCTGGAATTGGGCCGGTATTACTACGACGATTGCAACAGCACTTTGGCACATTAGCAACAGCTTGGCAGGCAAACAAAGCTCAGTTAGCAGAAGTCGAGGGTTTTGGGTTTCAAACATTAGAAAAAGTAGTACAACAGCGATCGCGTCTTCATCCAGCACAACTACTCACGCAGCACCAGCAAGAAAACCCCGATTTCTGGACACCAGCAGATGCAGATTATCCCCGCTTATTGTTAGAAACTCCCAGTCCTGCGCCAATTTTGTACTATCGTGGTGAAGTTGATCTCCAAGAAAACCTCGGACAAAAACCGCTAGTTGGGATTGTAGGAACCCGTCAACCCTCAGAGTACGGTATCCGTTGGACTCGCCAAATTAGCACAGCTTTAGCTAAAAATGGCTTTACAGTTGTTTCGGGGATGGCAGAGGGAATTGATACAGAAAGCCACTTTGCTGCAATCAAAGCTGGCGGACGAACGATCGCAGTCTTAGGGACGGGTGTAGATGTGATCTATCCCCATAAAAATCGGGATTTATACAAGCAGATTTTGAGTGCTGGGTTAGTTTTGAGTGAATATCCCAGCAAAACTCCACCAGAGCGGACTCACTTTCCTCGCCGCAATCGGATTATTGCTGGGTTAAGCCGCGCTATTTTGGTGATAGAAGCACCGTTAAAGTCTGGCGCTTTAATTACAGCCACCTATGCAAATGAATTTGGCAGAGATGTCTATGCCTTACCAGGTAGAATCGACGATCGCCCATCTCAAGGGTGTTTAAAGTTACTCTCTCAAGGCGCTTCTTTCATTCTCAAAGATTTAGATGAACTGTTAACAATGTTGGGAGCAGTACCACAGCTTGATATTATGGATGCTTCGCCTATACAAGAACAATTAACTTTGCCCAGTTTATCACCAGAACTACAACAAGTAATGAATGCGATCGCCTGTGATGCTTTATCTTTTGATTTTGTTGTCCAACAAACAGGTATGGCGGCTGGTTCTGTTTCTAGTGCTTTATTACAATTGGAACTTATGGGTTTAGTCTCGCAATTACCAGGAATGCGATATCAAAAAAATGGGCGACTGTAA
- a CDS encoding Uma2 family endonuclease produces the protein MVLPQPPRSVPVPALASGDRLTRAEFERRYQATPEKFKAELIEGVVYVASPVRAFHGVPHADLVTWLGVYRTATPGVSAADNTTTRLDLDNELQPDALLRIKTGGTSTLSEDGYIEGTPELIAEIATSSAAIDLGDKKNAYRRNGVQEYLVWQTFENQFSWFRLQSEEFVLIEADGSGIIRSSTFPGLWLAVTALLEGRMLDVLNTLQMGLTSPEHQAFVEKLAEYR, from the coding sequence ATGGTTTTGCCTCAACCTCCTCGTTCTGTACCCGTTCCGGCTTTAGCCAGTGGCGATCGCCTCACTCGTGCTGAGTTTGAGCGCCGTTATCAGGCAACTCCAGAAAAATTCAAAGCCGAACTCATTGAAGGAGTGGTTTACGTGGCATCCCCCGTCAGAGCCTTTCATGGTGTTCCCCATGCTGATTTAGTAACCTGGTTGGGGGTGTATCGGACAGCAACTCCTGGCGTGAGCGCAGCTGACAATACAACCACACGGTTAGATTTAGACAATGAACTTCAACCAGATGCTCTGCTGCGGATTAAAACTGGTGGCACTTCTACCTTGAGTGAAGACGGCTACATTGAGGGAACACCGGAACTGATTGCCGAAATTGCTACTAGTAGCGCTGCCATTGATCTGGGCGATAAAAAAAATGCTTATCGTCGTAATGGGGTGCAGGAGTATCTGGTGTGGCAAACCTTTGAAAATCAGTTCAGTTGGTTTCGGTTGCAGTCTGAGGAATTTGTTTTGATCGAGGCGGATGGGTCAGGCATAATTCGCAGTAGCACCTTTCCAGGACTGTGGCTAGCGGTGACGGCTTTGTTAGAAGGCAGAATGCTTGATGTATTGAATACTCTGCAAATGGGTTTGACTTCACCTGAGCATCAAGCCTTTGTAGAAAAACTTGCTGAGTATCGCTGA
- a CDS encoding YdcF family protein, with the protein MQRKNFPVKKLAKLRLIKRQEIWMLTAQGWITFLAASISSIVFIFAHLYPFLAVTSPIKTADILVVDGWISDYALEQAAIEFKNNTYRQLITIGSPVDQGFYLAEYKNFAEIAAATFQKLGVPKEKIVTVVTPQVIKDRTHASAVTLRQWILNANLSIESINIFTSDAHARRSWIIYKNIFAPQIKVGIIAAAPPNYDANKWWSSSEGVRVIISETIAYIYALFFTAKV; encoded by the coding sequence ATGCAAAGAAAAAATTTCCCAGTTAAAAAACTTGCAAAACTTCGGCTAATCAAGCGTCAAGAAATATGGATGTTAACGGCTCAAGGATGGATAACATTTCTTGCAGCCTCCATTTCTTCAATTGTTTTCATCTTTGCTCATTTATACCCATTCCTAGCTGTAACTTCCCCCATCAAAACAGCAGATATATTAGTTGTGGATGGATGGATCTCAGACTATGCTCTAGAACAGGCAGCTATTGAATTTAAAAATAATACTTATCGGCAATTAATTACTATAGGCAGTCCAGTAGATCAAGGTTTTTATTTAGCTGAATATAAAAATTTTGCTGAAATTGCCGCAGCCACCTTTCAGAAACTAGGAGTGCCAAAAGAAAAGATCGTAACTGTTGTGACTCCGCAAGTAATCAAAGATCGGACTCATGCATCGGCTGTGACATTGCGTCAATGGATATTAAATGCAAATTTATCAATAGAATCAATCAATATATTTACATCTGATGCTCATGCTCGTAGAAGCTGGATAATATATAAAAATATATTTGCTCCTCAAATTAAGGTAGGTATAATTGCTGCTGCACCACCAAATTATGATGCAAATAAATGGTGGAGCTCTAGCGAAGGGGTACGAGTAATCATCTCTGAAACTATCGCTTATATTTATGCTCTATTTTTTACTGCAAAAGTCTAA
- a CDS encoding DUF2301 domain-containing membrane protein, with the protein MTTQTLSTPEVYQGQFGEFTINQSDRNGVIIYRVGLMIAALSFAIGSALVLFNNNASILTPLYACFSLALGVSLWTIHIYMAPLHRLLQIFWAIGSITSLILALSNSEPLAITVYNQPLTLFGVGFTFVALTGIYFKEAFCFNRLETKVLTLTVPLLLLGHLIGILPTAGEQTLLGIWAILFVVFAVRKAIQAIPPDIGDKSVFAYLKQQSSAKA; encoded by the coding sequence ATGACTACACAAACACTATCTACACCGGAAGTTTATCAAGGTCAATTTGGGGAGTTTACCATTAATCAAAGCGATCGCAATGGGGTAATTATCTACCGCGTTGGATTAATGATAGCTGCACTAAGTTTTGCGATAGGCAGTGCTTTGGTGTTGTTTAACAATAATGCATCTATCTTGACACCTTTGTATGCTTGCTTTAGTTTAGCTCTGGGTGTGAGTTTATGGACTATTCACATCTACATGGCTCCATTGCACCGACTTTTGCAAATTTTTTGGGCGATCGGTAGCATCACCTCATTAATACTGGCATTATCTAACAGTGAACCTTTAGCTATAACCGTTTACAATCAACCCCTAACCTTATTTGGAGTAGGTTTTACTTTTGTTGCTTTAACAGGTATTTATTTCAAAGAAGCTTTTTGCTTTAATCGTCTAGAAACTAAAGTATTAACCCTCACAGTTCCACTATTATTATTAGGACATTTAATCGGAATTTTACCAACGGCAGGGGAACAGACTTTATTAGGGATTTGGGCAATTTTATTTGTGGTATTTGCTGTGCGTAAAGCTATACAAGCAATTCCTCCAGATATTGGCGATAAATCTGTGTTTGCTTATTTAAAACAACAAAGTTCAGCCAAGGCTTAA
- a CDS encoding SAM hydrolase/SAM-dependent halogenase family protein, whose translation MSNHPSNQQAVLTVLSDFGDRDVYVGVIKGVIAQINPQLTVVDLTHQIPPQNVAAARFCLMNAYPYFPVGTVHVAVVDPGVGSQRRAIAVEFAQGFLVGPDNGIFSGVLAQSPAITAVELTNPDYWRTSQPSKTFHGRDIFAPAAAYLANGVSIQQLGQEIDPKTLVKLDIDICKQTATGVMGCIQYIDYFGNLVSNIPGSYVEGKNWCVQAAGLTIPGGATYSDVKVGAAIALVGSHGWVEIAINSGNAHLQLQINLQNILLLRKSTK comes from the coding sequence ATGTCCAATCATCCCAGCAACCAACAAGCAGTCTTGACTGTATTAAGCGATTTTGGCGATCGCGATGTCTATGTAGGCGTAATCAAGGGAGTTATTGCTCAAATTAATCCTCAGTTGACGGTGGTAGACTTAACACACCAGATTCCGCCGCAAAACGTCGCCGCAGCTAGGTTTTGCTTAATGAATGCTTATCCCTATTTTCCGGTGGGAACAGTACATGTGGCAGTGGTAGATCCAGGGGTGGGTAGTCAACGCAGGGCGATCGCAGTAGAATTTGCTCAAGGTTTTTTGGTAGGCCCAGATAATGGCATATTTAGTGGAGTATTAGCTCAAAGTCCAGCAATTACAGCAGTTGAACTCACAAATCCTGATTATTGGCGAACTTCTCAACCCAGCAAAACTTTTCACGGTAGAGATATCTTTGCACCAGCGGCAGCTTATCTTGCTAATGGTGTCTCTATTCAACAGCTAGGACAAGAAATTGATCCAAAAACTTTGGTAAAGCTAGACATAGATATCTGCAAACAGACTGCTACTGGTGTGATGGGTTGTATTCAATATATTGATTATTTTGGCAACTTAGTAAGCAACATTCCAGGGAGTTACGTAGAAGGTAAAAATTGGTGTGTGCAAGCTGCTGGATTGACTATACCGGGGGGTGCAACCTACAGTGATGTCAAAGTTGGTGCAGCCATTGCATTAGTAGGAAGTCACGGCTGGGTAGAAATTGCTATAAATAGCGGTAATGCACACTTACAGTTGCAGATTAACTTACAAAATATTTTATTGTTGAGAAAATCAACAAAGTGA
- a CDS encoding DUF2382 domain-containing protein translates to MTLYKLQDFAANYKDTDFDNYNIRDFDAYSDINDEKVGTVKHILVDDSGRFRYLVIDTGFWIFGKQVLLPIGRSRINYSDRRVYATGLTREQVDNLPDFHSLERIDYDYEEQLREVYRTPTRETPLNTSTPLDVQTPVESSAPLDTPKAYTEPAMRETAPMPKPTYERESYTYEQEPDLYQMNEQNHQSLKLYEERLVANKSRVKTGEVAVGKHVETEKAQVSVPVEKERVVIERTTPTEAGRTVSPGDVDFREGEVARMEIYEETPDIHKEAVLREEVRVKKVVEQDTVEAEETLRREELDINKGDESTRRRQ, encoded by the coding sequence ATGACTCTTTATAAACTACAAGATTTTGCTGCCAACTATAAAGATACTGACTTTGATAATTACAATATCAGAGATTTTGATGCTTACTCAGACATAAATGATGAAAAAGTTGGCACTGTCAAACATATTTTAGTGGATGATTCAGGTCGCTTTCGCTATTTAGTCATTGACACGGGTTTCTGGATTTTTGGTAAGCAGGTGTTGTTGCCAATTGGGCGTTCCCGAATCAATTACTCTGATAGACGAGTATATGCTACAGGACTGACTAGAGAGCAAGTAGATAACTTACCTGATTTCCACAGCTTGGAACGAATTGATTACGATTACGAGGAGCAATTGCGAGAAGTTTATCGCACTCCTACAAGGGAAACTCCCTTAAATACATCAACACCTTTAGATGTACAAACTCCTGTAGAAAGTTCAGCACCTTTAGATACGCCAAAAGCTTATACTGAGCCGGCAATGAGGGAAACTGCACCCATGCCAAAACCTACTTACGAGCGTGAGAGTTATACTTACGAACAAGAACCAGATTTGTACCAGATGAATGAGCAGAATCATCAAAGTCTCAAATTGTACGAAGAACGGTTAGTTGCCAACAAATCACGCGTTAAAACCGGAGAAGTAGCAGTTGGTAAACATGTTGAAACTGAAAAAGCGCAAGTTTCAGTACCAGTAGAGAAAGAGCGAGTAGTTATTGAACGTACTACTCCCACAGAGGCAGGTAGGACAGTTTCTCCGGGCGATGTTGACTTCCGCGAAGGAGAAGTCGCTCGTATGGAGATTTACGAAGAAACTCCTGATATTCATAAGGAAGCTGTTTTGCGTGAGGAAGTTAGAGTTAAGAAAGTGGTAGAACAAGATACCGTTGAAGCTGAAGAAACCCTTCGTCGTGAAGAGTTAGATATTAATAAAGGCGATGAATCAACCAGAAGAAGACAATAG
- a CDS encoding S-layer homology domain-containing protein yields MSILSHISVVSASLLTLGLAVSTTAQTSPKQTTFPDVPPNYWAQPFIQRLAQKNMIVGYPDGTFRPEQAVQRDEFAAMIRQAFDQEQVRQISSGSAYQDVPRDYWAVSAIEEAYQQGFMNSYPNNSFRPNKPMSKSQAIVALVRGLNLAPKNQQATRRVAKQPIYFPLAVTSLMQPLIVSQAKAAKAPTQTTAVQKPMVALVNNSYQDSPEIPKYAVNDIGIATQRNMVVNYPNPKLLNPNQPLKRATAAALIHQALVTQNRIEPLPQNVKAYNYIVRPGISQQAAR; encoded by the coding sequence ATGTCTATTTTATCTCATATATCTGTTGTAAGTGCATCTTTATTAACTTTAGGGTTAGCAGTAAGTACGACTGCTCAAACTTCTCCAAAACAAACTACATTTCCTGATGTTCCACCTAACTACTGGGCACAACCATTTATTCAACGTTTAGCCCAAAAAAATATGATTGTTGGATATCCAGATGGAACTTTTCGACCAGAACAGGCTGTACAGCGTGATGAATTTGCAGCAATGATTCGTCAAGCTTTTGATCAAGAGCAAGTGCGGCAAATATCAAGTGGAAGTGCTTATCAAGATGTTCCCCGTGACTACTGGGCTGTATCTGCAATTGAAGAAGCTTATCAACAAGGATTTATGAATAGCTATCCTAACAATTCATTTCGTCCAAATAAGCCAATGTCGAAATCACAGGCAATAGTTGCTTTAGTAAGGGGTCTAAATTTAGCACCAAAAAATCAACAAGCAACTCGTCGTGTAGCAAAACAACCTATATATTTTCCTTTAGCGGTGACTTCTTTGATGCAGCCTTTGATAGTGTCTCAAGCGAAGGCTGCAAAAGCACCTACTCAAACAACTGCTGTACAGAAACCTATGGTGGCACTTGTTAATAATTCTTATCAAGATTCTCCAGAAATTCCTAAGTATGCGGTTAACGATATAGGAATAGCCACACAAAGGAATATGGTAGTTAATTATCCTAATCCCAAGCTTTTAAATCCCAATCAGCCTTTGAAACGGGCGACAGCGGCTGCTTTAATTCATCAAGCATTGGTCACTCAAAATAGAATAGAACCTCTTCCTCAGAATGTGAAGGCTTACAACTATATTGTTCGACCTGGAATTAGCCAACAAGCTGCTCGATAA
- the fni gene encoding type 2 isopentenyl-diphosphate Delta-isomerase, which yields MNAPNSNSAQTQSRKADHIRICLEEDVQFHETTNGLEHYRFHHCCLPELDRNDIDISTTFLGKHLGSPLLISSMTGGTEQAKTINQRLAAIAQHYKIAMGVGSQRVAIEKPQVADSFAIRKYAPDILLFANLGAVQLNYKYGLDECLKIIDILEANALILHINPLQEFIQPRGDTNFRGLLDKITQLCLKLPIPVIAKEVGNGISAAMAQKLIAAGVTAIDVAGAGGTSWAKVEGERAENALQRRLGKTFADWGLPTADCITSIRSLAPDIPLIASGGLRHGLDVAKAIALGADIAGLAMPFLQAAVLSEAALYDLVEVLIAEITTVLFCTGNTNLHNLKNSGSLQRIQY from the coding sequence GTGAACGCCCCTAACAGCAACTCAGCCCAAACCCAATCACGCAAAGCGGATCACATCCGTATTTGCTTAGAAGAAGATGTTCAATTTCACGAAACCACCAACGGACTAGAACACTATCGCTTTCACCATTGCTGTTTACCAGAATTAGACCGCAACGATATTGATATCAGTACAACTTTTTTGGGGAAACACCTCGGCTCACCTTTATTAATCTCTTCCATGACTGGGGGAACAGAACAAGCCAAGACAATTAACCAACGTTTAGCAGCGATCGCTCAACATTATAAAATTGCAATGGGTGTTGGTTCCCAACGAGTAGCAATAGAAAAACCCCAAGTCGCTGATAGTTTTGCTATCCGCAAATATGCACCAGATATTCTTTTGTTTGCCAATTTGGGAGCTGTGCAACTTAACTATAAATATGGTTTAGATGAATGTTTGAAAATTATTGATATTTTAGAAGCTAACGCCTTAATTCTGCACATTAACCCGCTGCAAGAGTTTATTCAACCTAGAGGTGATACTAATTTTCGGGGTTTGCTTGACAAAATTACTCAGTTATGCCTTAAGCTCCCAATACCAGTGATTGCTAAAGAAGTGGGCAATGGAATTTCAGCAGCAATGGCACAGAAACTAATAGCTGCTGGGGTGACAGCGATTGATGTGGCTGGTGCGGGTGGTACTTCTTGGGCAAAAGTAGAAGGCGAACGCGCGGAAAATGCTTTACAACGACGTTTGGGAAAAACCTTTGCTGATTGGGGTTTGCCCACAGCAGATTGCATTACAAGTATTCGATCGCTAGCTCCAGATATACCATTGATTGCTTCGGGAGGATTGCGTCATGGATTAGATGTAGCCAAAGCGATCGCTCTTGGGGCAGATATCGCTGGTTTGGCAATGCCTTTCCTGCAAGCAGCGGTTTTATCAGAAGCAGCACTCTATGATTTGGTTGAAGTATTAATTGCTGAAATTACCACTGTATTATTTTGTACTGGCAATACTAATTTGCATAACTTGAAAAATTCTGGAAGTTTACAACGAATACAATATTAA